A single region of the Streptomyces sp. AM 4-1-1 genome encodes:
- a CDS encoding ABC transporter permease, giving the protein MTAPIETTGSQAEAQPESVLKGAKSAQIEGRSLGRIAWNRFRRDKVAVAGGVIVVLLILLAVLSKPIQAVFGLDPNEFHQDLIDPALLAPKGAWGGMSWDHPLGVDPQYGRDILARIIEGSWVSLLVAGGATLVSVIIGVFMGVTAGFYGGWADTLISRTMDVFLAFPLLLFAISISASLQDGAFGLTGLPLRIAVLIFVIGFFSWPYMGRIVRAQTLSLREREFVEAARSLGARGPFILFRELLPNLVAPILVYSTLLIPTNILFEAGLSYLGVGIAPPQASWGGMLSTAAEIYQADPQYMIVPGLAIFVTVLAFNLLGDGLRDALDPRSK; this is encoded by the coding sequence ATGACCGCACCCATTGAGACCACCGGATCGCAGGCCGAAGCTCAGCCGGAGTCTGTGCTGAAGGGCGCCAAGTCAGCGCAGATCGAGGGCCGTTCACTCGGGCGCATCGCCTGGAACAGATTCAGACGCGACAAGGTCGCCGTCGCCGGCGGCGTGATCGTCGTGCTGCTGATCCTCCTGGCCGTGCTCTCCAAGCCCATCCAAGCGGTGTTCGGGCTCGACCCGAACGAGTTCCACCAGGACCTGATCGACCCCGCGCTGCTCGCTCCCAAGGGTGCGTGGGGCGGCATGAGCTGGGATCATCCGCTCGGTGTCGACCCGCAGTACGGACGCGACATCCTGGCCCGGATCATCGAGGGCTCCTGGGTGTCACTGCTGGTGGCCGGCGGCGCCACCCTGGTGTCCGTGATCATCGGCGTGTTCATGGGCGTGACGGCCGGCTTCTACGGCGGCTGGGCCGACACCCTCATCAGCCGGACGATGGACGTCTTCCTCGCGTTCCCCCTCCTTCTCTTCGCCATCTCCATCTCGGCCTCGCTCCAGGACGGCGCGTTCGGACTGACCGGACTCCCGTTGCGCATCGCGGTGCTGATCTTCGTGATCGGCTTCTTCAGCTGGCCGTACATGGGCCGCATCGTGCGTGCCCAGACGCTCAGCCTGCGAGAACGCGAGTTCGTCGAAGCGGCCAGAAGCCTCGGCGCCCGTGGGCCCTTCATCCTGTTCCGGGAGTTGCTGCCCAATCTGGTCGCGCCGATCCTGGTGTACTCCACCCTGCTGATCCCGACCAACATCCTCTTCGAGGCGGGCCTCAGCTACCTGGGTGTGGGCATCGCCCCGCCGCAGGCGTCGTGGGGCGGCATGCTCTCCACCGCCGCCGAGATCTACCAGGCGGACCCGCAGTACATGATCGTGCCGGGTCTGGCGATCTTCGTCACCGTTCTGGCGTTCAACCTGCTGGGCGACGGGCTCCGAGACGCCCTCGACCCGCGCAGCAAGTAA